Proteins co-encoded in one Alphaproteobacteria bacterium genomic window:
- a CDS encoding D-alanine--D-alanine ligase: MRVAVLKGGLSAEREVSLSSGAACAKACRELGYDVTEIDVQSDIAAVLAQVKPDKVFNALHGRFGEDGCIQGILEILKIPYTHSGVLASALAMDKPMAIKVFAAAGLNVAESRMACRDEVIARDVLPRPYVIKPHNEGSSVGVKLMFEGDKPFTKDNWPYGYAVMVEKYIPGRELTVAVLDDEPLGVTEITTKSGFYDYDNKYTAGGSTHICPADLPKPIYDEAMRMALVAHKALGCRGLSRSDFRYDEKGDGKIYILETNTQPGMTPLSLSPELAAMRGISFNELVKRLLDGAQLDG; the protein is encoded by the coding sequence ATGCGTGTTGCGGTATTAAAGGGCGGGTTGTCGGCGGAGCGCGAGGTATCGCTTAGCTCTGGCGCTGCGTGTGCAAAGGCGTGTCGTGAACTTGGTTATGACGTCACCGAGATTGATGTGCAGTCTGACATTGCTGCAGTGCTGGCGCAGGTAAAGCCTGATAAGGTGTTTAATGCATTGCATGGTCGCTTCGGTGAAGATGGCTGCATTCAAGGCATTTTGGAGATTCTGAAAATTCCCTACACACATTCGGGTGTGCTTGCTTCGGCATTGGCGATGGATAAGCCCATGGCAATTAAGGTATTCGCAGCCGCAGGGCTCAATGTAGCTGAAAGCCGTATGGCGTGTCGTGATGAGGTGATCGCGCGTGATGTATTGCCGCGCCCGTACGTGATTAAGCCGCATAATGAAGGCTCGAGCGTTGGCGTGAAACTCATGTTTGAGGGTGATAAGCCATTCACAAAAGATAACTGGCCTTATGGTTACGCAGTGATGGTGGAAAAATATATCCCCGGTCGCGAATTGACCGTGGCGGTGCTCGATGATGAGCCGCTTGGCGTGACGGAGATAACGACCAAAAGCGGTTTTTACGATTACGACAATAAATATACGGCAGGGGGTTCGACCCATATTTGCCCTGCGGATTTGCCAAAGCCTATCTATGACGAGGCGATGCGCATGGCGCTTGTCGCGCATAAGGCATTGGGTTGCCGTGGTCTTTCGCGCAGTGACTTCCGCTATGATGAAAAAGGCGATGGCAAGATCTATATATTAGAGACCAATACGCAACCAGGCATGACACCGCTTTCGCTTTCGCCAGAGCTGGCGGCCATGCGCGGTATCAGTTTTAATGAACTGGTGAAGCGTTTACTCGACGGAGCACAACTCGATGGCTAA
- a CDS encoding cell division protein FtsQ/DivIB, protein MAKRRARVTKKATTRSEMQAEVTRKKARAKRRQLQQRISFGLGSCMIAYLTFAVAGYFGEHKLDNAIRNTQNGMYRGLAEAGFKLEQVYLEGRMHADKQAVNSAVNVKVGMPILALSLTEIQTRLEKIPEVHHARVARELPNALRITLNERIPAVVWQSGGKQVLMDKEGHVLDRKKYTLTEPLPVVVGEGAPEHLSELLALLNVAPEMKPDVQAVVRVGQRRWNVKLANGVTVMLPENAPDKAWQRFAGLVKNEALLSKAVRQVDMRMDDRVFITPLEQNQSPITLTTATARDT, encoded by the coding sequence ATGGCTAAACGCCGCGCACGCGTAACGAAGAAAGCAACGACCCGCAGTGAAATGCAGGCGGAGGTGACGCGCAAGAAAGCGCGCGCCAAACGCAGGCAATTGCAGCAGCGTATTTCATTTGGGTTGGGTAGCTGCATGATTGCATATCTCACCTTTGCGGTGGCGGGATATTTTGGCGAGCATAAGTTGGATAATGCGATTCGCAACACGCAGAATGGAATGTATCGCGGCTTGGCCGAAGCAGGCTTCAAGTTGGAGCAGGTCTATCTCGAAGGGCGCATGCATGCAGACAAGCAGGCGGTTAACTCGGCGGTAAATGTGAAGGTTGGTATGCCAATTCTCGCCCTCTCATTGACGGAGATTCAAACCCGACTTGAGAAAATTCCTGAAGTGCACCATGCGCGCGTGGCTCGTGAATTGCCGAACGCGCTGCGCATTACGCTGAACGAGCGCATACCTGCGGTGGTGTGGCAATCGGGCGGTAAGCAGGTGCTGATGGATAAAGAGGGCCACGTGCTTGACCGCAAGAAATATACGCTTACTGAGCCGCTACCCGTGGTGGTGGGCGAAGGTGCGCCAGAGCATTTGAGTGAGCTTCTTGCGTTGCTGAATGTGGCACCAGAAATGAAGCCTGATGTGCAAGCGGTGGTGCGTGTTGGCCAGCGCAGATGGAATGTTAAGCTCGCCAACGGTGTGACGGTTATGTTGCCAGAGAATGCGCCAGATAAAGCATGGCAGCGTTTTGCGGGGCTTGTGAAAAATGAAGCCTTACTGAGCAAGGCAGTGCGCCAAGTGGATATGCGCATGGACGACCGCGTATTCATCACGCCGCTAGAACAGAATCAATCCCCCATCACTTTAACGACTGCGACTGCGAGAGATACATGA
- the ftsA gene encoding cell division protein FtsA, with amino-acid sequence MSKATNKTQIITALDVGTTKVACIIARKDEHGQLTVAGVGHQLAKGIKSGVITDVSEVETSIVAAVHTAEQMAGVDAVEEVIVNVNGTSLKSRQVSVELDVLADGVSDNDISDIIHEGCASLQSDDATIIHCFPTNYMLDGVKGLRDPRGMVGSKLGAELQIITAKPSYLRNLSQCIARSHLNISEYVMSVHASALAVLEPDEMNLGVLLIDMGGGVTSFAVYFGGRSVYSDSIPVGGNHVTSDIAQGLSTSLHHAERLKTLHGSAVNAAKDTEVMIDVPQLGEREDENEPTTMPRSMLIGVIRPRMEEIFELIRGKLEASGMDKVGRRCVITGGASQMLGVTELATRMLSKQVRKGKPMPLNGLADAVSGPAFSGVIGMLNYVTQRPWEEEILSAEQSKRRFVPEKIMNWIRENF; translated from the coding sequence ATGAGTAAGGCTACGAACAAGACACAAATCATCACCGCGCTGGATGTTGGCACAACAAAAGTCGCCTGTATCATCGCTAGAAAAGACGAGCATGGGCAACTAACTGTGGCCGGCGTTGGTCATCAACTGGCGAAAGGCATTAAGTCTGGGGTGATTACCGATGTAAGTGAGGTGGAGACTTCTATCGTTGCGGCGGTACATACGGCTGAGCAAATGGCAGGCGTGGATGCAGTGGAAGAAGTGATTGTGAATGTGAATGGCACGAGCCTTAAATCGCGCCAAGTATCGGTAGAGCTGGATGTACTCGCGGATGGTGTAAGTGATAATGATATCTCTGACATTATTCATGAAGGTTGCGCTTCGCTGCAAAGTGATGATGCGACGATTATTCACTGCTTCCCAACCAATTATATGTTGGATGGAGTAAAGGGCTTGCGCGATCCGCGCGGCATGGTGGGCAGTAAGCTTGGTGCCGAATTGCAGATCATTACGGCGAAGCCTTCGTATTTACGCAATCTATCGCAATGTATTGCGCGTTCGCACCTCAACATTTCCGAATATGTGATGAGTGTGCATGCAAGTGCTTTGGCAGTGCTTGAGCCAGATGAAATGAATCTTGGTGTGTTGCTGATTGATATGGGCGGTGGTGTTACGAGTTTTGCTGTTTATTTCGGTGGGCGCAGTGTTTACAGCGATTCGATTCCCGTCGGCGGCAACCATGTAACGAGTGATATTGCGCAAGGTCTTTCGACATCACTGCATCATGCAGAACGTTTGAAAACATTGCATGGCAGCGCCGTGAATGCAGCAAAAGACACCGAGGTGATGATTGATGTGCCGCAACTGGGCGAGCGTGAAGACGAAAATGAACCAACGACGATGCCGCGCTCAATGTTGATTGGGGTGATTCGCCCGCGCATGGAAGAAATTTTTGAATTGATTCGTGGTAAACTCGAAGCAAGCGGTATGGATAAAGTCGGCAGACGTTGCGTGATTACGGGTGGCGCAAGCCAAATGCTTGGCGTTACGGAACTTGCAACGCGCATGCTTTCCAAACAAGTGCGTAAAGGTAAACCTATGCCACTGAATGGACTTGCGGATGCAGTGTCTGGCCCTGCGTTTTCAGGGGTGATCGGCATGTTGAATTACGTGACGCAACGCCCATGGGAAGAAGAGATTTTATCGGCGGAGCAGTCGAAACGTCGTTTCGTGCCAGAGAAAATCATGAATTGGATCAGAGAGAACTTCTGA
- the ftsZ gene encoding cell division protein FtsZ: protein MSINLHLPSQLDTLKPKITVIGVGGAGGNAVNNMIAANLEGVDFVNANTDAQALEGSLTERIVQLGASVTRGLGAGANPNMGRQAAEEASDDIAQLIEGSNMVFIAAGMGGGTGTGAAPVIARLAKEQGVLTVGIVTKPFQFEGAHRMKMAEAGIKELQEYVDTLIVIPNQNLFRIANEKTTFAEAFRLADEVLHSGVRGVTDLMVKPGLVNLDFADIRSVMSEMGKAMMGTGEAVGERRALEAAEAAISNPLLDDVSLKGARAVLINITGGPDMTLFEVDEAANRIRDEVDPEANIIFGSTFSDALQGRMRVSVVATGIDAAELALRPKQPEQLAASVSQASKKPLMFGSKKAEVTLPPAPTRERTAAEIVRQASVSVPRAAAPSVHTVPSVATAPAAAQPVVRIIDENVRAEDELRAKLDAQAAAQAQARVDEAMRIAAQAKSAAPIHDDAGPLFMSPKPEMPAQRMVHTAASPILEDEEITSESTSNAAGGLFGRLASVGKAFTVKAEPRAREVQVSAGNEATARKAEVRETPSASAEEEEFYDIPAFLRRQAN from the coding sequence ATGTCTATTAATCTGCATTTGCCAAGCCAACTTGATACGCTGAAGCCAAAAATCACCGTGATTGGTGTAGGTGGCGCGGGTGGTAACGCGGTCAACAACATGATCGCTGCGAACCTTGAGGGTGTCGATTTCGTTAATGCTAACACGGACGCGCAGGCGCTCGAGGGTTCGTTGACCGAACGTATCGTTCAGCTTGGTGCAAGTGTTACGCGTGGCCTTGGTGCGGGTGCGAATCCGAATATGGGTCGTCAAGCAGCAGAAGAAGCAAGCGATGATATCGCGCAGTTGATTGAAGGTTCGAACATGGTGTTCATCGCTGCGGGTATGGGCGGTGGTACGGGTACGGGTGCTGCGCCAGTGATTGCGCGTTTAGCAAAAGAGCAGGGCGTGCTGACGGTTGGTATTGTTACCAAGCCATTCCAGTTTGAAGGTGCGCACCGCATGAAAATGGCGGAAGCGGGCATTAAAGAACTGCAAGAATATGTTGATACGCTGATTGTGATTCCAAACCAGAATCTTTTCCGTATCGCGAATGAGAAAACGACCTTTGCTGAAGCGTTCCGCCTCGCGGATGAAGTGCTGCACTCAGGCGTTCGCGGCGTTACCGATCTGATGGTGAAGCCTGGCTTGGTGAATCTCGACTTCGCGGATATTCGTTCCGTGATGAGCGAAATGGGTAAAGCGATGATGGGTACGGGCGAAGCAGTTGGCGAGCGCCGTGCACTTGAAGCGGCGGAAGCGGCAATCAGCAACCCACTACTGGACGATGTATCACTGAAAGGTGCGCGTGCGGTGTTGATCAACATTACGGGCGGCCCAGACATGACGCTCTTTGAAGTAGATGAAGCAGCGAATCGTATTCGTGATGAAGTTGATCCAGAAGCAAATATCATCTTCGGTTCGACCTTCTCGGATGCATTGCAAGGTAGAATGCGTGTATCAGTGGTAGCGACGGGAATTGATGCGGCGGAGTTAGCGCTGCGCCCTAAGCAGCCTGAGCAGCTCGCAGCGAGCGTGTCTCAGGCGTCTAAAAAGCCGCTGATGTTTGGTTCCAAAAAAGCAGAAGTGACTCTTCCTCCTGCGCCAACGCGTGAGCGTACGGCTGCTGAGATTGTGCGTCAGGCCTCGGTGAGCGTTCCGCGCGCTGCAGCGCCAAGCGTGCATACGGTTCCTTCGGTGGCAACAGCACCTGCTGCTGCACAGCCCGTAGTTCGCATTATCGATGAGAATGTGCGTGCAGAAGACGAGTTGCGTGCCAAGCTAGACGCGCAAGCGGCTGCTCAGGCACAAGCGCGTGTTGATGAAGCAATGCGTATTGCTGCGCAGGCGAAATCTGCTGCTCCTATTCATGATGATGCAGGTCCGCTCTTCATGAGCCCTAAGCCAGAAATGCCAGCACAACGCATGGTGCATACCGCCGCATCTCCTATTTTAGAAGATGAGGAAATCACCAGCGAAAGCACCAGCAATGCGGCTGGTGGGCTTTTTGGTAGATTAGCTAGCGTGGGAAAAGCATTCACCGTTAAGGCTGAGCCACGTGCACGTGAAGTGCAAGTGAGCGCAGGAAACGAGGCCACGGCTCGCAAGGCTGAGGTGCGTGAAACCCCGTCAGCAAGCGCTGAGGAAGAGGAATTCTATGATATTCCTGCGTTCCTCCGTCGCCAAGCGAATTAG
- a CDS encoding UDP-3-O-acyl-N-acetylglucosamine deacetylase, which translates to MTQSRNILMQHTIAAPVSCAGVSLHTGDMVDMLIKPAAENTGIVFVRRDVEEGRNVVPATYDRVTETTLGTTIANEFGVTVSTIEHVMAALWGAGIDNAIIEVDGPEVPIMDGSSEPFIFLIDCAGRTEQSAAKRVIEVLKPITVQEKESTVTLSPAEGFTLDITIDFPHKLINRQQAVYDFAATSFKQALCRARTFGFARDVEKMRSMGLALGGSLHNAIVLADDGILNEGGLRYNDEFVRHKALDCVGDYFLAGGMLQGNIETLRPGHGINNKLLRALFADPANYRIIEAEAPAKAQPLVREEAAITVAA; encoded by the coding sequence ATGACCCAGTCACGCAACATTCTCATGCAACATACCATCGCTGCTCCCGTGAGCTGCGCAGGTGTATCGCTGCATACAGGTGATATGGTGGATATGCTGATTAAACCAGCAGCCGAAAATACGGGTATTGTGTTCGTGCGCCGCGATGTGGAAGAAGGCCGCAATGTTGTGCCTGCCACGTATGATCGCGTAACGGAAACCACCTTGGGTACCACGATTGCGAATGAGTTCGGCGTGACTGTTTCAACGATTGAACATGTGATGGCAGCGCTTTGGGGTGCGGGTATTGATAACGCCATCATCGAAGTGGATGGCCCTGAAGTGCCAATTATGGACGGTAGCTCGGAACCCTTTATTTTCTTGATTGATTGCGCGGGTCGTACCGAACAGAGCGCAGCGAAGCGTGTGATTGAAGTGTTGAAGCCTATCACTGTTCAGGAAAAAGAATCGACCGTGACGCTTTCGCCGGCTGAAGGGTTCACTCTCGATATTACGATTGATTTCCCACACAAGCTCATCAACCGCCAACAAGCCGTGTATGATTTTGCTGCGACCTCGTTCAAGCAAGCGCTCTGCCGCGCGCGTACGTTTGGTTTCGCACGTGACGTTGAAAAAATGCGCAGCATGGGTCTTGCGCTAGGTGGTTCATTGCATAATGCAATCGTGCTAGCGGATGATGGTATTCTGAACGAAGGCGGCTTGCGTTACAATGACGAGTTCGTGCGTCACAAGGCACTTGATTGCGTTGGCGACTACTTCCTCGCAGGTGGCATGTTGCAAGGTAATATTGAAACGCTGCGCCCAGGCCATGGCATCAACAATAAGTTGCTGCGTGCCTTGTTTGCGGACCCTGCAAATTATCGCATCATTGAAGCTGAAGCGCCTGCTAAGGCACAACCGCTTGTGCGTGAAGAAGCAGCAATCACCGTTGCGGCGTAG
- a CDS encoding DUF1295 domain-containing protein → MKPALPKSETHFGTNLLGFFVALATIFLLKDVGLTKFDTALAVLAASVVPVLLIEFFIFKRHREPSASLTALRPASVKRVAVKCFGLLAILGLFAALYTLFPEYDKRFYDPAWPFYLAMLPAAILIAPFYFTWCDARQDIPEDGYYHLGRMLLKYNASVDTHAITCLLRNWLVKAFFLPLMFVYTLEAIYQLQYMDLTPSTFIELFLIAQAIIMFGDLLYATLGYIFTLRIFNAHIRSSEPTFLGWAVAVLCYYPFWQLLFYNSYFTYQDSYEWMQLIPQGIWQYVWGSTILVCLVIYVSSTISLGVRFSNLTYRGLVTNGCYRFSKHPGYVGKNLSWWLISIPFISNEGIGTAIAHSAALLGINVIYFIRARTEERHLSNYPEYVEYALAMNERSIFAPLAKRVPFLIYKKPETLPRV, encoded by the coding sequence ATGAAGCCAGCACTACCAAAATCTGAAACACATTTCGGCACCAATTTACTTGGCTTCTTCGTTGCGCTTGCGACTATTTTTCTACTGAAAGATGTGGGATTAACAAAATTTGATACAGCCTTGGCCGTGTTGGCCGCCAGTGTCGTACCTGTATTGCTCATTGAATTCTTTATCTTCAAACGTCACCGCGAACCTAGCGCTTCACTGACAGCATTACGCCCTGCGAGCGTGAAGCGCGTAGCGGTAAAATGTTTCGGTCTATTGGCAATTCTCGGTTTATTTGCGGCACTTTACACGCTGTTCCCAGAATATGATAAGCGATTCTATGATCCAGCATGGCCTTTCTATTTAGCCATGTTACCAGCGGCTATTCTTATTGCGCCATTTTATTTTACATGGTGCGATGCGCGCCAAGATATCCCCGAAGACGGCTACTATCATCTTGGCCGCATGCTACTGAAATATAATGCCTCGGTTGATACGCATGCCATTACGTGTTTGCTGCGAAATTGGCTGGTAAAGGCTTTTTTCTTACCGCTCATGTTCGTTTACACGCTTGAGGCGATTTATCAATTGCAATACATGGATCTCACGCCGAGTACCTTCATAGAGCTATTTCTCATCGCACAAGCCATCATCATGTTCGGTGATCTACTCTATGCAACGCTTGGCTACATCTTCACCTTGCGCATATTTAATGCTCATATCCGCTCCAGCGAGCCAACATTCTTGGGCTGGGCCGTTGCCGTTCTTTGCTACTACCCGTTCTGGCAATTGCTCTTTTATAATTCGTATTTCACCTATCAAGATAGCTACGAATGGATGCAGCTTATCCCCCAAGGCATTTGGCAATATGTTTGGGGCAGCACCATTCTTGTATGCCTAGTGATTTATGTTTCTTCGACCATCAGTTTAGGCGTTCGCTTTTCCAACCTTACCTATCGCGGCCTCGTCACAAACGGCTGCTATCGTTTCTCCAAACACCCAGGCTATGTGGGTAAAAATCTCAGTTGGTGGTTGATTTCTATTCCCTTCATTTCCAACGAAGGTATTGGCACAGCCATTGCGCACAGCGCTGCACTGCTTGGTATTAATGTGATTTATTTCATCCGCGCCCGCACCGAGGAGCGCCACCTCAGCAATTACCCTGAATATGTCGAGTATGCGCTAGCGATGAACGAACGAAGTATCTTCGCGCCACTCGCAAAGCGCGTTCCATTCTTAATCTACAAGAAACCTGAAACTCTACCGAGAGTATAA
- a CDS encoding GNAT family N-acetyltransferase: MRTATKYTIRELKPSEMQGIFPLISQLNPAMSKALFTKRLRTMLACGYRAVAVFEGKKMVALSGFWIRTRFWCGKQLDIDNVVVNETHRGKGLGALMNDWLEALAKQESIELIVLDSYNTAHTAHAFYHRQGYGITGYHFTKDPRSGTPFRKSK, translated from the coding sequence ATGCGCACGGCCACCAAATATACCATTCGCGAGCTGAAACCCTCAGAAATGCAGGGCATATTCCCGCTCATCAGCCAACTTAACCCAGCGATGAGCAAGGCACTGTTCACCAAGCGCCTACGCACCATGCTTGCCTGTGGCTACCGCGCCGTTGCCGTATTTGAGGGCAAAAAGATGGTAGCACTTAGCGGTTTTTGGATTCGCACACGCTTTTGGTGCGGCAAACAACTCGATATTGATAACGTAGTTGTGAACGAGACTCATCGTGGCAAAGGGTTGGGAGCATTGATGAATGATTGGCTTGAAGCCCTCGCCAAGCAAGAGTCTATCGAGCTCATCGTGCTTGATTCCTACAACACCGCGCATACAGCGCATGCATTTTATCACCGCCAGGGCTACGGTATCACGGGGTATCATTTTACCAAGGATCCGCGCAGCGGCACGCCCTTCAGGAAGTCAAAATGA
- a CDS encoding outer membrane protein assembly factor BamD, translating into MINKTTRLGASLLVMGVLAACGAEPIDDEAIAEKNESVDALYDKAFNTLNSKEYKPAIEKFEEVERQHPYSPWASQAQVMAAYSAYRGGYYEDAIVILDRFVKLHPTHKAAPYAYYLKALCYYIQITDVGRDQKMTEEARQALKDVIARYPDSEYAQDAKLKLDLTSDHLAGKEMEIGRYYLERDEYAAAVSRFKYVVDSYETTSHIPEALHRLVECYLRLGVVGEAKKYAAVLGHNFPGSDWYQYSYKMIKGNLSPEEKEDVFDKYLKVL; encoded by the coding sequence ATGATTAATAAGACAACACGGTTAGGCGCATCACTGTTGGTGATGGGTGTGCTTGCTGCTTGTGGTGCTGAACCGATTGACGATGAGGCGATTGCCGAAAAGAACGAATCGGTGGATGCGCTGTATGATAAGGCTTTCAATACGCTCAATTCAAAAGAATACAAACCTGCTATCGAAAAGTTCGAAGAGGTAGAGCGTCAGCACCCTTATTCGCCGTGGGCTAGCCAAGCGCAAGTCATGGCGGCCTATTCAGCGTATCGTGGCGGCTACTACGAGGACGCGATTGTGATTCTGGATCGTTTCGTCAAACTTCACCCGACGCATAAAGCCGCACCCTATGCCTATTATCTCAAGGCGTTGTGCTACTATATCCAGATTACCGACGTTGGCCGCGACCAGAAAATGACAGAAGAAGCTCGCCAAGCCCTCAAAGACGTGATTGCGCGCTATCCCGACAGTGAGTATGCGCAAGATGCCAAGCTAAAACTCGACCTGACTTCGGACCATTTGGCAGGCAAGGAAATGGAAATAGGTCGCTACTACCTAGAGCGCGACGAGTATGCAGCGGCGGTGAGTCGTTTCAAATATGTGGTGGATAGCTATGAAACCACCAGCCACATCCCTGAAGCGTTGCACCGCTTAGTGGAATGTTATTTGCGCCTTGGTGTGGTGGGTGAAGCCAAGAAATATGCGGCGGTATTGGGACATAACTTCCCAGGTTCGGACTGGTACCAGTACAGCTATAAAATGATTAAGGGCAATCTCTCGCCTGAAGAAAAAGAAGATGTGTTCGATAAGTACCTCAAGGTGCTCTAA
- the recN gene encoding DNA repair protein RecN, producing MLSQLSIRNLLLFTSQEVEFGTGLNTLTGETGAGKSMLLDALGLVLGERSDAALIRAGEDQASVTATFHVEENRLLKSVLDELGLNVEDELIIRRTISKDGKSKAFVNDEAVSVTGLKRIGELLVARHGQHDQRGLLEVKEHRKALDAFGGYEKLLTQLATHYHAWKAAEAALANVEAEIEKALREEEYLRHTVQELSALNPVEGEEAELADARQQAQQAKKLRESFDQLREMLEGGQPIVGRLVQAEKLAGRLGLEALTTTLANASREVDEALVQLDKLSGGDVDESALEAKEDRLFALRDAARKYHCQVDGLEAVLKTAQQQLTTLNNQQAERAAAAKRLKETRAAYDAAAAEIFDKRAAAGEKLCKAVEKELKALMMAATSIKVSQTELPEAQWGEAGKHTVQFDVSTNKGQAFGALNKVASGGELSRLLLAMKVVLRETQEASSAIFDEIDAGTGGAVAEAIGQRLKELSANQQVMVVTHLPQVAAQANHHLHIEKQTKAGSTVTKVKTLSRSDRAEELARMLSGATISDEARKAAKKLLQAS from the coding sequence ATGCTCTCACAACTTTCCATTCGTAATTTGTTGTTATTCACTTCGCAGGAAGTGGAGTTTGGTACAGGACTCAACACGCTTACGGGTGAAACAGGCGCGGGTAAATCCATGTTGCTTGATGCGCTCGGGTTGGTACTCGGTGAGCGCTCCGACGCGGCACTGATTCGCGCAGGCGAAGACCAAGCCTCCGTCACCGCGACATTTCATGTCGAGGAGAATCGTTTATTGAAGAGCGTGCTGGATGAGCTTGGGTTGAATGTTGAAGATGAACTCATCATTCGCCGCACGATTTCTAAAGACGGTAAAAGCAAAGCTTTTGTTAATGATGAGGCAGTGAGTGTTACAGGTTTGAAGCGCATTGGTGAGCTGCTGGTGGCGCGTCATGGGCAGCATGATCAGCGCGGTTTGTTGGAAGTGAAAGAACATCGCAAAGCGCTGGATGCATTCGGTGGCTACGAGAAATTATTGACGCAACTCGCCACGCATTACCATGCGTGGAAAGCGGCTGAAGCTGCATTAGCAAACGTCGAAGCCGAAATTGAGAAGGCGTTACGAGAGGAAGAATATCTGCGCCATACGGTTCAGGAACTCAGCGCGCTAAACCCAGTTGAGGGTGAGGAAGCTGAGTTGGCTGATGCGCGCCAGCAAGCACAACAAGCGAAGAAATTGCGCGAGAGTTTTGACCAGTTGCGCGAGATGCTCGAAGGTGGACAGCCGATTGTGGGGCGTTTGGTGCAGGCCGAGAAATTGGCGGGCAGGCTTGGTTTGGAAGCACTCACCACCACGCTCGCCAATGCCAGCCGTGAGGTGGACGAAGCCTTGGTGCAGCTTGATAAGCTCAGTGGCGGCGACGTGGATGAGTCGGCGCTGGAAGCGAAAGAGGATAGGTTGTTTGCCTTGCGTGACGCCGCGCGGAAATATCACTGTCAGGTCGACGGGTTGGAAGCCGTATTGAAAACGGCGCAGCAGCAATTGACCACGCTGAATAATCAGCAAGCTGAGCGCGCAGCCGCCGCCAAGCGATTGAAAGAAACCCGTGCGGCCTATGATGCCGCAGCGGCAGAGATTTTTGATAAGCGTGCAGCGGCAGGCGAGAAGCTGTGCAAGGCAGTGGAGAAAGAACTCAAAGCGCTGATGATGGCGGCGACGAGCATTAAAGTGTCGCAGACCGAGCTGCCCGAAGCGCAGTGGGGCGAGGCGGGGAAACACACGGTGCAGTTCGATGTTTCGACTAATAAAGGCCAGGCATTTGGGGCACTGAACAAGGTGGCGTCGGGCGGTGAGTTGTCGCGCTTACTGTTGGCGATGAAAGTGGTGCTGCGCGAAACGCAAGAGGCCAGCAGCGCGATTTTCGACGAGATTGATGCAGGCACAGGCGGCGCCGTAGCCGAGGCTATTGGCCAGCGTTTGAAGGAATTATCGGCGAATCAGCAAGTCATGGTGGTGACGCATTTACCGCAAGTGGCGGCGCAGGCGAATCACCATTTGCATATTGAGAAACAGACAAAGGCTGGATCTACCGTAACAAAAGTAAAAACCCTGTCACGGAGTGACCGGGCGGAAGAATTGGCGCGCATGCTTTCGGGCGCGACGATTTCTGACGAAGCGCGTAAAGCCGCCAAGAAATTGCTGCAGGCGTCATGA